A section of the Corynebacterium auris genome encodes:
- a CDS encoding carbon starvation CstA family protein translates to MNSLWLAFIGVGMLAAGYLLYSKYLATRVYKLEEGFRTPAHALNDGVDYVPTNKYVLWGHHFTSVAGAAPIVGPAVAVIWGWLPAFLWVTIGTVFIAGMHDFGVLWASARHKGQSIGTLSGKYIGARGRNLFLVVIFLLLLMVVAAFGVVIAGLLVSTPTAVIPTWGALVVALLIGQAIYRFQWNLPVVSFVGVVALYGLMVLGDRVPVSLPESTFGLAPEAVWILLLFAYGAVASLLPVWVLLQPRDYINGLQLFVGLIILYASVIITAPAIVAPMVNTNPPEGTPSLVPLLFVTIACGAISGFHGTVASGTSSKQIDKETDERFVGYFGAVGEGLLALGAIIATTAGFQSLAQWEEIYNAFNAGGVQAFVEGGGSIINTGLGIPVSLSATILATMAVLFAATTMDSGIRLQRFVVQEIGEIIGAKVSAFWATIIAVTVGLALTFSTGSDGSGGVLIWPLFGTTNQLMAALSMSIIAVMLVRLRRPVLPVVLPLLFVLILSVWALVVQLRQFVEAGNWLLAGLDVLILACALWVSVEALAAVRRAKEAGPDPAFEPASV, encoded by the coding sequence ATGAATTCCCTCTGGCTCGCCTTCATCGGCGTGGGCATGCTCGCTGCGGGGTATCTGCTCTACTCCAAGTACCTCGCCACGCGGGTCTACAAGCTGGAGGAAGGCTTCCGCACTCCGGCGCACGCGCTTAACGACGGCGTCGATTACGTCCCCACCAACAAGTACGTATTGTGGGGTCACCACTTCACATCGGTGGCGGGTGCGGCCCCCATCGTCGGGCCCGCCGTGGCCGTGATTTGGGGCTGGCTCCCGGCGTTTTTGTGGGTGACCATCGGCACCGTATTCATCGCGGGCATGCACGATTTCGGGGTGTTGTGGGCCTCTGCACGTCACAAGGGACAGTCCATCGGTACTTTGTCCGGCAAGTACATCGGTGCCCGGGGCCGCAACCTTTTCCTTGTGGTGATCTTCCTTCTTCTTCTCATGGTCGTGGCGGCCTTCGGCGTTGTTATCGCCGGCCTTCTGGTCTCCACTCCCACCGCCGTCATCCCGACCTGGGGTGCGTTGGTCGTCGCACTGCTCATCGGTCAGGCAATTTACCGCTTTCAGTGGAACCTCCCGGTGGTCTCCTTCGTCGGTGTCGTCGCGCTCTACGGGCTCATGGTGCTCGGCGACCGAGTCCCGGTGTCGCTGCCCGAATCGACATTCGGCCTCGCCCCAGAAGCCGTGTGGATCCTTTTGCTGTTCGCCTACGGCGCCGTGGCGTCTCTGCTTCCGGTGTGGGTACTGCTGCAGCCGCGCGACTACATCAACGGCCTGCAACTATTCGTCGGCCTGATCATCCTCTACGCTTCAGTGATCATCACCGCGCCCGCCATCGTTGCCCCTATGGTTAACACGAATCCGCCGGAGGGCACGCCCTCTCTGGTCCCCCTTCTTTTTGTCACTATCGCCTGCGGCGCCATCTCCGGGTTCCACGGCACGGTCGCCTCGGGGACGAGCTCGAAGCAGATCGACAAGGAAACCGACGAGCGCTTCGTCGGTTACTTTGGCGCGGTCGGCGAGGGCCTTTTGGCGCTCGGCGCCATCATCGCAACGACAGCCGGGTTCCAGTCGCTCGCGCAGTGGGAGGAAATCTACAACGCCTTCAACGCCGGCGGTGTCCAGGCTTTCGTGGAAGGCGGTGGCTCCATTATCAACACCGGCCTCGGCATCCCGGTCTCCCTGTCGGCCACCATCCTGGCCACCATGGCCGTCCTCTTCGCGGCGACAACCATGGATTCGGGCATCCGCCTCCAGCGCTTCGTCGTGCAGGAAATCGGTGAAATCATCGGGGCAAAGGTTTCCGCCTTCTGGGCCACCATCATCGCTGTAACTGTCGGGCTCGCCCTGACGTTTTCCACAGGCTCCGACGGCTCGGGCGGAGTCCTCATCTGGCCCCTTTTCGGCACCACGAACCAGCTCATGGCCGCCCTGTCGATGTCCATCATCGCAGTGATGCTGGTCCGGCTTCGCCGCCCGGTTCTCCCCGTCGTCTTACCGCTCCTGTTCGTCCTGATCCTCTCGGTGTGGGCGCTGGTTGTCCAGCTGCGCCAGTTCGTTGAGGCGGGCAATTGGCTTCTGGCCGGACTCGACGTCCTTATCCTCGCGTGCGCGCTGTGGGTCTCCGTCGAGGCGCTCGCCGCAGTCAGGCGGGCGAAGGAGGCCGGCCCGGATCCCGCCTTCGAACCGGCGAGCGTGTAG
- a CDS encoding alanine/glycine:cation symporter family protein: MDQASTFVDETLNGIIWNIVPWLLLGAGLYFGLRTIFVQVRLLPDMFRSVSEKPKVVDKKGRELETEHKGLSAFQAFTISAASRVGTGNIAGVALAISVGGPGAVFWMWIIALVGGATAFVESTLAQLWKSRDPEGNYYGGPAFYMTRGLGWRPFAVVFAVALSFTYGFVYNAIQTNSIVEAVSGSFDNDSNTLKLIVAVVIAGLTATIIFGGVTRIASATQVIVPFMAGAYILLGLVVVVLNIDEVPGMFSLIVGHALGFQQVAGATLGMAFMWGMRRGLFSNEAGQGSAPNAAATASVSHPVKQGLVQTLGVYFDTLLVCSITAFIVLLGPAITYGREDIQGAALTQAALADSVGSWGGHFLTFILFFLAFSSVIGNYYLAQANIEYFTESKTVMTVFRLGVIAFVFFGAFGSVPLVWALGDTMAGTMAIINIIAIVPLGGVAIKLLKNYNEQRREGVDPFFHRDMLPELDNIEVWDGSDPAARRTWQDRRSLREF, from the coding sequence ATGGACCAGGCTTCAACGTTCGTCGATGAGACTCTGAACGGAATAATTTGGAATATCGTGCCGTGGCTACTGCTCGGCGCCGGCCTCTACTTCGGGCTGCGCACCATCTTCGTGCAGGTGCGGCTGCTGCCGGATATGTTCCGGTCGGTCTCGGAGAAGCCGAAGGTGGTGGACAAGAAGGGCCGCGAGCTCGAAACCGAGCACAAGGGACTCTCGGCCTTCCAGGCCTTCACCATTTCCGCGGCTTCGCGCGTGGGCACCGGCAACATCGCGGGAGTGGCGCTGGCGATTTCCGTCGGCGGGCCGGGCGCTGTGTTCTGGATGTGGATCATCGCGCTGGTTGGTGGCGCTACCGCGTTCGTCGAGTCCACGCTCGCGCAGCTGTGGAAGTCTCGCGACCCGGAGGGCAACTACTACGGCGGCCCGGCGTTTTACATGACGCGCGGGCTGGGCTGGCGGCCGTTCGCGGTGGTCTTCGCTGTGGCCTTGTCGTTTACCTACGGCTTTGTGTACAACGCCATCCAGACCAACTCCATCGTTGAGGCGGTCAGTGGTTCCTTCGATAACGATTCGAACACCCTGAAGCTTATCGTCGCCGTGGTCATCGCCGGGCTGACCGCGACCATCATCTTCGGCGGCGTGACCCGCATCGCCAGCGCCACCCAGGTCATCGTGCCCTTCATGGCCGGTGCCTACATCCTGCTGGGGCTCGTGGTGGTGGTGCTCAACATCGACGAGGTCCCCGGCATGTTCTCTCTCATCGTCGGCCACGCGCTGGGCTTCCAGCAGGTTGCGGGGGCGACGCTCGGCATGGCCTTCATGTGGGGCATGCGCCGCGGCCTGTTCTCCAACGAGGCCGGCCAGGGTTCGGCGCCCAACGCCGCGGCCACCGCGTCGGTGTCCCACCCCGTCAAGCAGGGCCTGGTGCAGACCCTCGGCGTATACTTCGACACCCTCCTTGTGTGCTCCATCACCGCGTTCATCGTTCTGCTCGGCCCCGCCATCACCTACGGGCGTGAGGACATCCAGGGCGCGGCCCTGACGCAGGCGGCGCTGGCGGACTCCGTGGGCTCCTGGGGTGGGCACTTCCTCACCTTCATCCTGTTCTTCCTCGCGTTTTCCTCCGTCATCGGCAACTACTACCTCGCGCAGGCCAACATCGAGTACTTCACCGAGTCCAAGACGGTCATGACGGTCTTCCGCCTCGGCGTCATCGCCTTCGTCTTCTTCGGGGCGTTCGGTTCGGTGCCGCTGGTGTGGGCGCTCGGCGACACGATGGCGGGCACAATGGCCATCATCAACATCATCGCCATCGTGCCGCTCGGCGGCGTGGCCATCAAACTGCTGAAGAACTACAACGAGCAGCGCCGCGAGGGCGTTGACCCCTTTTTCCACCGGGACATGCTCCCCGAGCTGGACAACATCGAGGTCTGGGACGGCTCCGACCCCGCCGCGCGCCGCACCTGGCAGGACCGGCGCTCGCTGCGGGAGTTCTAG
- the rnc gene encoding ribonuclease III gives MSRGSKRSRKQRLSGPEAWDAAYAAVDHAPLIERLGVGLEPDLLRLALTHRSFANEHDNLPNNERLEFVGDAVLGLSVANELFERYPSRPESDLSPMRSRVVSRYALADVARDVGLGPHLLLGKGEETTGGRDKDSILADTTEALLGAIYRQHGFETTRGVILRLFGPKLDEAQRSHDWKTVLQERVAELGGGQPEYQASVEGPEHEQVFTAHVLIAGAPRGRGRGQNKKTAEQNAAREAVFFLRDHPEAVALAAKE, from the coding sequence GTGAGCCGCGGCTCGAAGCGCTCCCGCAAGCAGCGCCTGTCGGGCCCGGAAGCCTGGGACGCGGCGTACGCCGCGGTCGACCACGCCCCGTTGATCGAGCGCCTCGGGGTCGGCCTCGAACCAGATCTTCTGCGCCTCGCCCTGACGCACCGCTCCTTCGCTAACGAGCACGACAACCTGCCGAACAACGAGCGTCTCGAGTTCGTCGGCGACGCCGTCCTCGGCCTCTCCGTGGCCAACGAGCTGTTCGAGCGCTACCCCTCGCGGCCCGAGTCGGACCTGTCGCCCATGCGCTCGCGCGTGGTCTCGCGCTACGCGCTCGCCGATGTCGCCCGCGACGTCGGGCTCGGCCCGCACCTCCTTCTGGGCAAGGGGGAGGAGACCACCGGCGGCCGCGACAAGGACTCGATCCTCGCCGACACCACCGAGGCGCTGCTCGGGGCGATCTATCGCCAGCACGGCTTCGAAACCACCCGCGGGGTGATCCTGCGGCTGTTCGGCCCGAAGCTGGACGAGGCCCAGCGCAGCCACGACTGGAAGACGGTGCTCCAGGAGCGCGTCGCCGAGCTCGGCGGCGGCCAGCCCGAGTACCAGGCGAGCGTGGAGGGCCCGGAGCACGAGCAGGTGTTCACCGCGCACGTGCTCATCGCCGGCGCGCCGCGCGGGCGCGGGCGCGGGCAGAACAAGAAGACCGCCGAGCAAAACGCCGCCCGCGAGGCCGTGTTCTTCCTGCGTGACCACCCCGAGGCCGTCGCCCTGGCCGCCAAGGAGTAG
- a CDS encoding ArsA family ATPase: MLLNHRLIFFGGKGGVGKTTLAAATALSLGDALLVSTDPAHNIGHIFGTEVGDTPTLIERGVSAVEIDPSATTATHIARVEETMRRLTPERLHGQLRTHLQLASASPGTHEAAVLERLAEVILEGQSQYQHIVVDTAPTGHTVRLLALPELMGAWIDGLLGRREQSERFGSLVRGLGGAPERRRDEEIRQVLQRRKHLFSRLREAITDPESTAFALVTVPERVPVTETLELAQTLRATGIPLGGLYVNRCSPSDQGPLLASRARQEEQQLRRLAALQLPQQRVPLLGDASPRALARLLA; this comes from the coding sequence GTGCTGCTGAACCACCGCCTCATCTTTTTCGGCGGAAAGGGCGGGGTGGGTAAAACCACCCTCGCCGCCGCCACCGCTCTCTCGCTCGGGGACGCCCTACTCGTGTCCACCGACCCCGCCCATAACATCGGTCATATCTTCGGCACGGAGGTCGGCGACACCCCCACCCTCATCGAGCGGGGCGTAAGCGCCGTCGAGATCGACCCCTCTGCGACGACCGCCACGCATATCGCCCGAGTGGAAGAAACGATGCGTCGACTCACCCCCGAGCGACTCCATGGGCAGCTGCGCACCCACCTACAACTCGCATCCGCGTCCCCGGGCACCCACGAGGCCGCGGTGCTCGAACGGCTAGCAGAGGTAATTCTGGAAGGCCAATCGCAATACCAGCATATCGTCGTGGACACGGCCCCTACCGGCCACACAGTCCGTTTGCTGGCCCTACCGGAGCTCATGGGGGCATGGATCGACGGACTACTTGGGCGACGCGAGCAATCAGAGCGATTCGGCTCCCTCGTCCGCGGCCTCGGGGGCGCCCCAGAGCGCCGCCGGGACGAAGAAATCCGTCAGGTTCTGCAGCGCCGGAAACACCTGTTTAGCCGCCTTCGAGAGGCAATCACCGACCCCGAGAGCACGGCTTTCGCCCTGGTCACCGTACCCGAAAGGGTTCCCGTCACGGAGACGCTCGAGCTTGCGCAGACGCTGCGCGCAACGGGCATCCCGCTCGGCGGGCTCTACGTTAACCGCTGCTCCCCCTCCGACCAAGGCCCGCTGCTCGCTTCACGCGCCCGTCAAGAGGAGCAGCAGCTGCGACGCCTTGCGGCGCTGCAACTTCCCCAGCAACGGGTGCCATTGCTGGGTGACGCCTCGCCGCGCGCCCTCGCGCGCCTTCTGGCCTAG
- the mutM gene encoding bifunctional DNA-formamidopyrimidine glycosylase/DNA-(apurinic or apyrimidinic site) lyase, with product MPELPEVEVVRRGLAEHAVGRTFGPVEVLHPRAVRGNEVDLAEVLPGIEVTGTGRRGKFLWLMLSDDAALVVHLRMSGQMLVGSPGQVRGPHVRIRASLSELELSFVDQRTFGSWQYAPLVDDPRAAGHRIPATVTHVAPDPFEECFDAAEVARLMRRRASAVKTVLLDQSVVSGIGSIYADEAMWAAGVKPTRRAKSLRQRDAVRLLEESRAVMARALEQGGTSFDSLYVNVNGASGYFSRSLNAYGRAGQPCRVCGTEMRRVVVNGRSSHYCPSCQTL from the coding sequence GTGCCGGAACTGCCCGAGGTGGAGGTCGTGCGCCGCGGCCTCGCCGAGCACGCCGTGGGCCGCACGTTCGGCCCCGTCGAGGTCCTCCACCCGCGCGCCGTGCGCGGCAACGAGGTCGACCTCGCCGAGGTCCTGCCCGGGATTGAGGTGACGGGCACGGGGCGGCGCGGCAAGTTCCTCTGGCTGATGCTCTCCGATGACGCCGCGCTCGTCGTCCACCTGCGCATGAGCGGGCAGATGCTCGTTGGTTCGCCGGGCCAGGTGAGGGGGCCGCACGTGCGGATTCGGGCGTCGCTAAGCGAGCTCGAGCTCTCCTTCGTCGACCAACGGACCTTTGGCTCGTGGCAGTACGCCCCGCTTGTCGACGACCCCCGCGCCGCCGGGCACCGCATCCCCGCCACGGTGACCCACGTGGCCCCGGATCCCTTTGAGGAATGCTTCGATGCCGCCGAGGTCGCGCGGCTTATGCGGCGCAGGGCGTCGGCTGTGAAGACGGTGCTGCTGGACCAGTCGGTCGTCAGCGGCATCGGCTCCATCTACGCCGACGAGGCCATGTGGGCGGCCGGGGTCAAGCCGACGCGGCGGGCGAAGTCGCTGCGCCAGCGCGACGCGGTGCGCCTTTTGGAGGAATCGCGCGCCGTCATGGCCCGGGCGCTGGAGCAGGGCGGGACCAGCTTCGACTCGCTCTACGTCAACGTCAACGGCGCCTCGGGCTACTTCTCGCGCTCGCTCAACGCCTACGGCCGGGCCGGCCAGCCCTGCCGCGTGTGCGGCACCGAAATGCGGCGCGTGGTGGTCAATGGGCGCTCGAGCCACTACTGCCCGTCCTGCCAGACCCTGTAG
- a CDS encoding YceD family protein produces MATNPFVFDVAEALGGDGTPVVFTQVGPSPSRIGPEMIAIPEGSEVTVEAVVVPLGSSVMVDASATGTLDGECSRCLAPLNPPFTSRVSVVFAAEGDAITGDPELEEDKGSGDEVPLMQGTTIDLEQAFVDELGMNLPFNPACEPECAPSDVPSPDGVSGEANDLVDPRWAGLEKFL; encoded by the coding sequence ATGGCTACCAATCCCTTTGTGTTCGACGTCGCCGAGGCCCTGGGCGGCGACGGAACGCCGGTTGTTTTTACGCAGGTCGGGCCGTCGCCCTCTCGCATCGGCCCCGAGATGATCGCGATACCGGAGGGCAGCGAGGTCACCGTGGAAGCCGTGGTGGTTCCGCTGGGATCCAGCGTCATGGTCGATGCCTCCGCCACCGGCACGCTCGACGGGGAATGCTCCCGCTGCCTCGCCCCGCTCAACCCGCCATTCACCTCTCGCGTCAGCGTCGTGTTCGCCGCCGAGGGCGACGCCATCACGGGAGACCCGGAGCTGGAGGAGGACAAGGGCTCGGGCGACGAGGTCCCGCTCATGCAGGGCACGACCATCGACCTCGAGCAGGCGTTCGTCGACGAGCTGGGGATGAACCTGCCGTTCAACCCGGCGTGCGAGCCGGAGTGCGCCCCCTCCGACGTGCCGTCCCCCGACGGGGTCTCGGGCGAGGCCAATGATCTCGTCGACCCGCGCTGGGCCGGGCTGGAGAAGTTCCTGTGA
- a CDS encoding halocin C8-like domain-containing protein — MDPTFQTRGACEWGVGALCGTGGAAGCYEVCLGLGFVNGLAGLGCASVCGLIATLGCAGATNAICK; from the coding sequence ATGGACCCGACTTTTCAAACCCGGGGGGCCTGCGAATGGGGCGTGGGTGCACTCTGTGGGACAGGTGGAGCTGCTGGTTGCTATGAAGTCTGCCTTGGACTGGGGTTTGTGAATGGCTTGGCCGGTCTCGGATGCGCGTCGGTCTGCGGACTGATCGCTACACTGGGCTGCGCTGGAGCAACTAACGCCATCTGTAAGTAG
- a CDS encoding glycerate kinase codes for MTQITNEPDPSPTILIAPDAFKGTASADEAAQWLGEGIRSIIKDAEITLVPMADGGEGTSELFSGERITLPTTDAAGRLTEASYTFDASRSTAYIDISAASGLPAVADNPVPLTGDTYGTGVLVADAQTRGATRIVLGLGGSATVDGGTGILVALGAQPLDAAGYNLAPGGGDLKRLADFDTATLNIPAGSVDWLLLADALVPATGPRGAARVFGPQKGAGPDDVEALDQGLAHLCEVTGVDPATPGHGAAGAVAVGITWLSRLLHGTDEHVRVVPGARLVAEMHGVAELLARASLVVTGEGRYDEQSPEGKVVSTVLRLAGEAGTTAAVAAGTIGHDLPEGVIGVELEDLADTREQLRRAGAEIAVRYLRTSTIQG; via the coding sequence ATGACGCAGATCACGAACGAACCGGATCCCTCCCCCACCATCCTCATCGCGCCCGACGCCTTCAAGGGCACCGCGAGCGCCGACGAGGCCGCGCAGTGGCTCGGCGAAGGTATCCGCAGCATCATCAAGGACGCCGAGATCACACTCGTGCCCATGGCCGACGGCGGCGAGGGCACCTCCGAGCTCTTTTCCGGCGAGCGGATCACTCTGCCCACCACCGACGCGGCGGGCCGGCTCACCGAGGCCAGCTACACCTTCGACGCCTCGCGCTCCACCGCGTACATCGACATCTCCGCCGCCTCCGGGCTGCCCGCCGTCGCGGACAACCCCGTGCCGCTGACCGGGGACACCTACGGCACCGGGGTGCTCGTCGCCGACGCGCAGACGCGCGGCGCCACGCGCATCGTCCTCGGCCTCGGCGGCTCAGCCACCGTCGACGGCGGTACGGGCATCCTCGTCGCGCTCGGCGCGCAGCCCCTCGACGCCGCGGGCTACAACCTCGCCCCCGGTGGGGGCGACCTGAAGCGGCTGGCCGACTTCGACACGGCAACCCTCAACATCCCCGCGGGCTCCGTTGACTGGCTTTTGCTTGCCGACGCCCTCGTCCCCGCCACCGGGCCCCGCGGCGCGGCCCGGGTCTTCGGCCCCCAGAAGGGCGCCGGCCCGGACGACGTGGAGGCGCTCGACCAGGGCCTCGCCCACCTCTGCGAGGTCACGGGGGTCGACCCGGCAACCCCGGGCCACGGCGCCGCGGGCGCGGTCGCCGTGGGCATCACGTGGCTGTCGCGCCTGCTCCACGGCACCGACGAGCACGTCCGGGTGGTGCCGGGCGCGCGCCTGGTGGCCGAGATGCACGGGGTGGCGGAGCTACTCGCCCGCGCCTCGCTGGTGGTCACCGGCGAGGGCCGTTACGACGAGCAAAGCCCCGAGGGCAAGGTCGTGTCCACCGTGTTGCGCCTGGCCGGGGAGGCGGGAACAACCGCCGCCGTCGCCGCCGGGACCATCGGCCACGACCTGCCCGAGGGAGTCATCGGTGTAGAGCTCGAGGACCTGGCCGACACCCGCGAGCAGCTGCGCCGCGCGGGCGCCGAGATCGCCGTGCGCTACCTGCGCACCTCCACCATCCAGGGGTAG
- a CDS encoding cory-CC-star protein — translation MSFLSRLNAALHEFYVAPYRSTFAQAQREEDDLFLLLILSEALGIDNPASFYTLELLPIVYEDVHAWHVRMGLDRSPLDHIQCC, via the coding sequence ATGTCGTTTTTGTCCCGCCTCAACGCTGCGCTGCACGAATTCTACGTCGCGCCATACCGCTCGACGTTCGCGCAGGCGCAACGCGAGGAAGACGACCTCTTCTTGCTGCTAATCCTGTCGGAGGCCCTGGGCATCGACAACCCTGCCAGCTTCTATACGCTCGAACTGCTCCCCATCGTCTACGAGGACGTGCACGCCTGGCACGTGCGCATGGGCCTCGACCGATCCCCCTTGGACCACATCCAGTGCTGCTGA
- the gdhA gene encoding NADP-specific glutamate dehydrogenase, with protein sequence MSSIDQEVAGYYDKLLKRNAGEPEFHQAVAEVLESLKIVLEKDPHYADYGLIERLCEPERQIIFRVPWIDDNNEVRVNRGFRVQFNSALGPYKGGLRFHPSVNLGIIKFLGFEQIFKNSLTGLPIGGGKGGSDFDPKGKSNAEIMRFCQSFMTELWRHIGEYRDVPAGDIGVGGREIGFLFGQYRRLANNHESGVLTGKGLTWGGSLVRTEATGYGCVYFTDEMMKARGESLDGAKVIVSGSGNVAIYAIEKAQELGATVVGFSDSSGWVETPNGVDLELLKDVKEVRRERVSTYVDEADGATFHEDGSIWSLEADVALPCATQNELSGENARTLVSNGVKYVAEGANMPSTPEAVEAFRENKISFGPGKAANAGGVATSALEMQQNASRDSWNFEYTDQRLHQIMSNIFRVSSNTAEEYGRAGDYVVGANIAGFKKVADAMLAQGVI encoded by the coding sequence ATGTCCTCCATCGATCAGGAAGTAGCCGGTTACTACGACAAGCTCCTCAAACGCAACGCAGGCGAGCCCGAGTTCCACCAGGCTGTCGCCGAGGTCCTCGAGTCGTTGAAGATCGTCCTGGAGAAGGATCCCCACTACGCCGATTACGGTCTCATCGAGCGGCTCTGCGAGCCCGAGCGCCAGATCATCTTCCGCGTGCCGTGGATCGACGACAACAACGAGGTCCGCGTCAACCGCGGCTTCCGCGTCCAGTTCAACTCCGCGCTCGGCCCCTACAAGGGCGGCCTGCGCTTCCACCCCTCGGTCAACCTCGGCATCATCAAGTTCCTCGGCTTCGAGCAGATCTTCAAGAACTCCCTGACCGGCCTGCCCATCGGCGGCGGCAAGGGCGGCTCCGACTTCGACCCGAAGGGCAAGTCCAACGCCGAGATCATGCGCTTTTGCCAGTCCTTCATGACGGAGCTGTGGCGTCACATCGGCGAGTACCGCGACGTGCCCGCCGGCGACATCGGCGTCGGTGGCCGCGAGATCGGCTTCCTCTTCGGGCAGTACCGTCGCCTGGCCAACAACCACGAGTCGGGAGTGCTCACCGGCAAGGGGCTGACCTGGGGCGGTTCGCTCGTGCGCACCGAGGCCACCGGCTACGGCTGCGTCTACTTCACCGACGAGATGATGAAGGCGCGCGGAGAGTCCCTCGACGGGGCGAAGGTCATCGTCTCCGGCTCGGGCAACGTGGCCATCTACGCCATCGAGAAGGCGCAGGAGCTCGGGGCCACCGTCGTGGGCTTCTCCGATTCCTCCGGCTGGGTGGAAACCCCCAACGGCGTCGACCTGGAGCTGCTCAAGGACGTCAAGGAGGTGCGCCGCGAGCGCGTGTCCACCTACGTCGACGAGGCGGACGGGGCGACCTTCCACGAGGACGGCTCCATCTGGAGCCTCGAGGCGGATGTTGCCCTGCCATGCGCCACCCAGAACGAACTTTCCGGCGAAAACGCGCGCACGCTCGTGAGCAACGGCGTGAAGTACGTCGCCGAGGGCGCGAACATGCCCTCGACGCCGGAGGCGGTCGAGGCCTTCCGCGAGAACAAGATCAGCTTCGGCCCGGGCAAGGCCGCCAACGCCGGCGGCGTGGCCACTTCCGCCCTGGAAATGCAGCAAAACGCCTCGCGCGATTCGTGGAACTTCGAGTACACGGACCAGCGCCTGCACCAGATCATGTCCAACATCTTCCGCGTCTCCAGCAACACGGCGGAGGAGTACGGCCGCGCCGGGGACTACGTTGTCGGGGCGAACATCGCCGGCTTCAAGAAGGTCGCGGACGCGATGCTGGCGCAGGGCGTGATCTAA
- a CDS encoding DivIVA domain-containing protein — protein MYRVFEALDELVRTVEQAYGVPMTNNCMVPRNDVLALLDDIRNALPIEVDDAQDVLDQQDELLRGAQERADSLVAEAEDEAERIMRDVHNQTESMLSDAQSRASHLVSTAEEDAERTVTRAREEADQTIASARSEADRLVDNGNQEYERAVDAGLAEQQRLISESEVIRRADEEARRLVDDARADSSRLRAECDDYVDSKLSEFEESLSAVLRTVSSDRSALRRGAGASGERYDRPERREYARRPRSGQQRGDNDPDY, from the coding sequence ATGTACCGCGTTTTTGAAGCCCTCGACGAACTCGTCCGGACGGTGGAGCAGGCCTATGGCGTGCCGATGACCAACAACTGCATGGTCCCGCGCAACGACGTGCTTGCTCTTCTCGACGACATCCGCAACGCCCTTCCCATCGAGGTCGACGACGCCCAAGACGTCCTCGACCAGCAGGACGAGCTTCTGCGTGGCGCGCAGGAGCGAGCGGACTCCCTCGTCGCCGAGGCCGAGGACGAGGCCGAACGCATCATGCGCGACGTGCACAACCAGACGGAGAGCATGCTTTCCGACGCCCAATCGCGCGCCTCCCACCTCGTCTCCACCGCGGAGGAGGACGCCGAGCGCACCGTCACGCGCGCCCGGGAGGAGGCCGACCAGACCATCGCCTCCGCGCGCTCCGAGGCGGACCGCCTGGTGGATAACGGCAACCAGGAGTACGAGCGCGCCGTCGACGCCGGGCTGGCCGAGCAGCAGCGCCTCATCAGCGAGTCGGAGGTCATCCGCCGCGCCGATGAGGAGGCGCGCCGCCTGGTCGACGACGCGCGAGCGGACTCCTCGCGCCTGCGCGCCGAGTGCGACGACTACGTCGATTCCAAGCTCTCCGAGTTCGAGGAATCGCTCAGCGCCGTGCTGCGCACGGTCTCCTCGGACCGCTCCGCGCTGCGCCGCGGCGCGGGTGCCTCGGGCGAGCGCTACGATCGCCCGGAGCGCCGCGAGTATGCGCGGCGCCCGCGTTCGGGCCAGCAGCGCGGCGACAACGACCCGGATTACTAG